A portion of the Capra hircus breed San Clemente chromosome 24, ASM170441v1, whole genome shotgun sequence genome contains these proteins:
- the LOC102170475 gene encoding proteolipid protein 2-like, whose product MADFQHNSCTNFLCTQKGILLFAEIILCLVILTLYSASPSGYISLSLIELILAIIFFIIYTCDLHTKIQFIHWPWTDFLRSLIAAIIYLITSIILLVERGYRSRIVAGILGLIATALFGYDASITCPMRQ is encoded by the coding sequence ATGGCAGATTTCCAGCACAACAGCTGCACTAACTTCTTGTGCACCCAAAAGGGAATACTTCTGTTTGCTGAGATTATATTGTGCCTTGTGATTCTGACCCTCTACAGTGCCTCACCATCAGGCTATATCTCTCTGTCGCTGATTGAATTGATCCTAGCTATCATCTTCTTTATCATCTACACATGTGACCTGCACACCAAGATACAATTCATTCACTGGCCTTGGACTGATTTCCTCCGATCCCTCATAGCGGCCATCATCTACCTGATCACCTCCATTATCTTACTTGTTGAGAGAGGATATCGCTCCAGAATCGTTGCAGGGATACTCGGCCTAATCGCCACGGCCCTTTTTGGCTATGATGCCTCTATTACTTGCCCGATGCGACAATAA